From Pelosinus fermentans DSM 17108, the proteins below share one genomic window:
- the pstA gene encoding phosphate ABC transporter permease PstA — MSAKVFDKLATLLMWLAGIVILGILAAFLLYILYKGVPVLSWDFIFGKSSDIQAGGGVGAQLFNSFYILFLSLLVSIPLAIGAGVYLAEYARDNKLTDLIRLSTESLATVPSIVLGLFGMIIFVNALGMGFSIIGGALTLMLLNLPVLVRVTEESVRNVPVHYREASLALGATKWQTIWRVVLPNALPGIITGVTLTAGRALGETAILIFTAGTTVGRQIVNFDVTAAGETLAVHLWYVMAVGLVPDRVEIANGSGALLIITILILNLLFTIPSRILQRKLGAGGH, encoded by the coding sequence ATGTCTGCAAAAGTTTTTGATAAGCTAGCTACGCTGCTAATGTGGCTGGCAGGTATTGTAATCTTAGGTATATTGGCTGCTTTCTTGCTTTATATTTTATACAAAGGGGTACCTGTACTGTCATGGGATTTTATTTTTGGTAAATCCAGTGATATTCAAGCCGGCGGCGGTGTAGGAGCTCAGTTATTTAACTCTTTTTACATTTTATTTTTATCCCTCTTAGTTTCCATACCATTGGCCATTGGCGCAGGGGTGTATTTAGCCGAGTATGCTCGTGATAATAAACTGACGGATTTGATTCGGTTGAGTACAGAGAGTCTGGCAACGGTTCCATCCATTGTATTAGGGTTATTTGGCATGATTATCTTTGTCAATGCATTGGGCATGGGATTCAGTATTATCGGGGGAGCTTTAACATTAATGCTGCTTAATCTGCCTGTTCTAGTCAGAGTGACGGAGGAGTCCGTGCGAAATGTTCCCGTGCATTATCGTGAAGCAAGTTTGGCTCTTGGTGCTACGAAGTGGCAGACGATTTGGCGGGTTGTTTTACCAAATGCATTGCCTGGCATTATTACGGGTGTTACGCTGACTGCGGGGAGAGCATTAGGTGAAACAGCCATCTTGATTTTTACAGCTGGTACGACAGTTGGACGGCAAATTGTCAATTTTGATGTGACTGCAGCAGGTGAAACCTTAGCTGTACATCTTTGGTATGTTATGGCTGTAGGACTTGTACCTGACAGAGTGGAAATTGCAAATGGGTCTGGAGCATTATTAATCATTACAATTCTTATATTAAATTTATTGTTTACCATACCGAGTAGAATCCTGCAGCGCAAATTAGGTGCTGGCGGACATTAG
- the pstC gene encoding phosphate ABC transporter permease subunit PstC: protein MQLVSKEHKTKLLYDHYMRYLFIASASLMTIIIVTIIVFVGGQGLLTFKEVSPLDFFFSAKWDPMGLEYGALSFIVGSLAVTVLSILLGAPLGLAGAIFMAKIAPAWLSKIMRPATDLYVAIPSVVYGFVGLTIIVPFIRTYFNVNIGFGLLAASIILAIMILPTIVSISEDALRAVPKSLEEASLALGATRWQTIWHVLLPSALPGILTSIILAMARAVGETMAVQMVIGNTPQLATSLFMPTSTLPSEIVVEMGNTPFGSAWGNALFLMAFVLLVLSLLMILIIRRIARKKVI, encoded by the coding sequence ATGCAATTAGTAAGTAAAGAACATAAAACGAAACTATTATATGATCATTATATGAGGTATCTATTTATTGCCAGCGCAAGTTTGATGACGATTATTATTGTTACAATCATTGTTTTTGTCGGCGGACAGGGGCTCTTGACCTTTAAAGAAGTAAGTCCTTTAGACTTCTTTTTTTCAGCAAAATGGGATCCAATGGGGCTGGAGTATGGTGCCTTAAGTTTTATCGTAGGTTCTTTAGCAGTTACTGTACTATCCATTTTATTGGGCGCGCCTTTAGGATTGGCTGGTGCGATTTTTATGGCGAAAATTGCTCCAGCTTGGTTGAGTAAAATTATGAGACCAGCTACGGATTTATATGTAGCGATTCCTTCTGTCGTATATGGCTTTGTGGGCCTAACGATCATTGTACCTTTTATTCGAACCTATTTTAATGTAAATATCGGCTTTGGTTTATTAGCCGCTTCGATTATTCTAGCGATTATGATTTTACCTACGATTGTGAGTATTTCAGAAGATGCTCTTCGAGCAGTACCAAAGAGTCTGGAGGAAGCTTCCTTAGCTCTGGGAGCAACAAGATGGCAAACGATTTGGCATGTTCTTTTACCTTCTGCATTGCCTGGAATTTTGACCTCGATTATTTTAGCTATGGCAAGAGCGGTAGGGGAAACCATGGCAGTTCAAATGGTAATTGGCAATACTCCACAATTAGCTACATCTTTATTTATGCCTACTTCTACACTGCCTAGTGAAATTGTTGTGGAAATGGGCAATACTCCCTTTGGTTCAGCTTGGGGAAATGCGTTGTTCCTAATGGCATTTGTGCTGTTAGTGTTATCCTTGTTAATGATTTTGATTATTCGCCGAATTGCCAGAAAGAAGGTGATCTAA
- a CDS encoding tyrosine-type recombinase/integrase gives MAGKRLPNGYGTRPRQLKDRRWRIDITITDDEGTSKRRSVYGLSEKEVIAKRDSLIEQAKNGCSVTSQADKLTLGKWIDEWLETYKKDKVSSGTYNLYSYCYKLWISDKLKDMPLKKIRHNLLQKFINESEKKYSGQTCGIIRVVLQQSLSMAVKNKYILNNPAEGLQVPPKGKKKVVPLIKDELKLLLSETKGTRNYLFYVLSVYSGARIGEVLGLSWADINFKKNTIHINHSLNYNSKLKKCELGPTKTGKPRDVPILPKLIDIIKQHKAEQAKEKLQIGKEYNKENMVFCDYNGLYLSPNNMRIQFNKVINQLGISKECTPHTLRHTFVSQMISAGNNIKLISEIVGHANINITMDTYGHLIPGDASKAIEALSKQMDDIAI, from the coding sequence ATGGCTGGAAAAAGGTTGCCTAATGGGTATGGTACAAGGCCAAGACAGTTAAAAGATAGGCGTTGGAGAATTGACATTACAATTACTGATGATGAAGGGACTAGTAAGCGTAGGAGTGTGTATGGTCTATCTGAGAAAGAGGTTATTGCCAAACGTGACAGTTTAATTGAACAGGCTAAGAATGGTTGTTCTGTGACTTCTCAGGCCGACAAGCTGACGTTAGGAAAATGGATAGATGAGTGGTTGGAAACATACAAAAAGGATAAGGTTAGCAGTGGAACCTATAATTTATATAGTTATTGCTATAAATTATGGATAAGTGATAAATTAAAAGACATGCCATTAAAGAAAATCCGGCATAATTTATTGCAAAAATTTATAAATGAGTCTGAGAAAAAATATAGCGGTCAAACTTGTGGAATTATTCGTGTGGTGCTGCAGCAATCTTTGAGTATGGCTGTTAAGAATAAATATATATTAAATAACCCTGCCGAAGGATTGCAGGTTCCACCTAAAGGGAAAAAGAAGGTTGTACCACTTATTAAGGATGAATTGAAGTTATTATTAAGCGAAACCAAAGGAACAAGAAATTATTTATTTTATGTGTTATCTGTATATAGCGGAGCTAGAATCGGAGAAGTGTTAGGTTTAAGCTGGGCAGATATAAATTTTAAAAAGAATACGATTCACATCAATCATAGTTTAAACTACAATAGCAAACTGAAAAAATGTGAATTAGGACCAACTAAAACAGGTAAACCACGCGATGTACCCATATTGCCAAAGTTAATTGATATTATTAAGCAGCATAAAGCTGAGCAAGCTAAAGAAAAGCTGCAAATAGGAAAAGAATATAACAAGGAAAATATGGTATTCTGTGATTATAATGGGCTTTATTTAAGTCCTAATAATATGAGGATACAATTTAATAAAGTTATTAATCAGCTAGGCATAAGCAAAGAGTGTACACCGCATACTTTAAGACATACGTTTGTAAGCCAAATGATTAGTGCAGGGAATAATATTAAGTTAATTTCTGAAATAGTGGGACATGCTAATATTAATATCACGATGGATACTTATGGGCATTTAATCCCTGGGGATGCTAGCAAAGCAATAGAAGCATTATCAAAACAGATGGATGATATTGCCATTTAG
- a CDS encoding helix-turn-helix domain-containing protein, whose amino-acid sequence MDEYLTPEELGKILKVNEKVIVDLLNSGDIPGIKIGYLWRIPKTKLEECFESNIRHAKPINFTNTIKFIKPTKKAIRPTDSNSLMRTPKNVMEKFLTCDDVAERYGVKKITIWSWIREKKLNAIQTGKKYRIRPEDLKAFEDARMSVQIISKEQKNESL is encoded by the coding sequence ATGGACGAATATTTAACACCAGAAGAATTAGGTAAAATATTAAAGGTAAATGAGAAGGTTATAGTGGATTTGTTGAACTCAGGCGATATTCCAGGAATTAAGATCGGGTATTTATGGCGAATACCTAAAACAAAATTAGAGGAATGTTTTGAATCAAATATAAGGCATGCTAAACCTATAAATTTTACGAATACTATAAAGTTTATAAAACCTACCAAGAAAGCTATAAGACCTACAGATAGTAACTCTTTAATGCGAACACCAAAAAATGTTATGGAAAAGTTTTTAACATGTGATGATGTTGCAGAAAGATATGGCGTTAAGAAAATTACTATATGGTCATGGATTAGAGAAAAGAAACTTAATGCTATCCAGACGGGCAAAAAATATCGTATAAGGCCGGAAGACCTGAAAGCTTTTGAAGACGCAAGAATGTCGGTACAAATAATATCAAAGGAGCAGAAGAATGAAAGCCTATGA
- a CDS encoding helix-turn-helix domain-containing protein → MQCKCGITIPTKAKFCPECGTSAPVETKIEIQPIKQVSHILTVNEASVFLKISRSKLYELVSQDAIPWFPVGSHKRFLTQELLDWAKNRGRL, encoded by the coding sequence ATGCAATGTAAATGCGGTATAACAATCCCAACAAAAGCAAAATTTTGCCCCGAATGTGGAACTTCTGCCCCCGTAGAAACAAAAATAGAGATACAGCCAATCAAACAAGTATCTCATATTCTAACCGTGAATGAAGCTTCTGTTTTTTTGAAAATATCTAGAAGCAAATTGTATGAGTTGGTTAGTCAAGATGCTATCCCTTGGTTCCCTGTCGGTTCTCACAAGAGGTTTTTAACTCAGGAGCTTTTGGATTGGGCTAAAAATAGGGGGAGGTTATAA
- a CDS encoding helix-turn-helix domain-containing protein, with the protein MIKFKLDRIMFEKDKIKVPKLQELSGVNKNTLYAIYNNTATRVDLSVLNRLCAALNCQPGDLLEYVPSQIEE; encoded by the coding sequence GTGATAAAATTCAAATTAGATCGTATTATGTTTGAAAAAGACAAAATAAAAGTACCCAAGCTGCAGGAATTGAGCGGAGTAAACAAAAATACACTTTACGCCATTTATAACAACACGGCAACAAGGGTAGACTTGTCTGTATTGAACCGCCTTTGTGCTGCTCTCAACTGTCAGCCTGGGGATCTGTTAGAGTATGTGCCATCCCAAATAGAAGAATAA
- a CDS encoding HIRAN domain-containing protein, with translation MNTLEVVWKDLNTRQRFVVGTLTKGIKYSFRYKKETIDKACEKGFNGIVAFPDLKKEYINNVLFPAFGTRLPDEKRKDINNILSKYNLENYDSFELLKKSGGRSPIDTLEFIEPIDLSKVKENIKATREFFIAGVRHCNLCNDKIDNRCTIKIPLQKGEILRLELEPSNHYDPDAVAVYKDNYKIGYIPMYYSKAVGEAIKGNLEVDLIVKDFDSMACCQECLKVLLTIVDE, from the coding sequence ATGAATACCTTAGAAGTAGTTTGGAAAGATTTAAATACCCGACAGAGGTTTGTTGTTGGAACACTTACTAAGGGAATAAAATATAGTTTTAGATATAAAAAGGAAACTATTGATAAGGCTTGTGAAAAAGGCTTTAATGGAATTGTTGCGTTTCCTGATTTAAAAAAAGAGTATATTAATAATGTTTTGTTTCCGGCATTTGGAACAAGATTGCCGGATGAAAAGAGAAAGGATATTAATAATATCTTAAGTAAATATAATTTGGAGAACTATGATTCGTTTGAACTATTAAAAAAAAGTGGTGGCAGATCTCCAATTGATACTTTGGAGTTTATTGAGCCTATTGATCTTTCTAAAGTTAAAGAAAATATCAAAGCCACTAGGGAATTTTTTATTGCGGGTGTACGACACTGTAATTTGTGTAATGACAAGATTGACAATAGATGTACGATTAAAATCCCATTACAAAAAGGAGAAATTCTAAGATTAGAGCTAGAACCCAGTAATCATTATGATCCAGATGCTGTAGCGGTATATAAAGATAATTATAAAATTGGATATATCCCTATGTATTATAGTAAGGCAGTGGGTGAAGCAATTAAAGGAAATTTAGAAGTTGATCTTATTGTAAAAGACTTTGATAGTATGGCTTGTTGCCAAGAATGTTTGAAAGTTTTATTAACAATAGTGGATGAGTAA
- a CDS encoding HipA domain-containing protein: MNDVTVFDEWEIYEEAVDGSGRGKKNWLKNSRTKEIGLFKYPKEHTSGLNLLTGEHWAENIASSIAMLIGIPCAKTEIGIFKDEIGVMSYLVLDYNSEILVEGVQYITKLYPMFNVNTLYDETNHKRYSLQMIEECIEDTGLFDEFIKIPIFDCLIGNSDRHQSNWGIITDRSGNPLKISPVYDNGSSLCCRVKEEDVDNFFKDGNRFKALIESKSLSAISWMDNRKTRQFDLLNNINDKYYDQTIDIVKQLRNALSDGAISKCVESISSEFMSEKHKQLVVRFLQVRRDKILQIYNLK, from the coding sequence ATGAACGATGTAACTGTTTTTGATGAATGGGAAATTTATGAAGAAGCCGTTGATGGCTCTGGTAGAGGCAAGAAGAACTGGTTAAAGAACAGTCGTACAAAAGAAATCGGATTATTTAAATATCCTAAGGAACATACTAGTGGATTAAATCTATTGACTGGAGAACATTGGGCTGAGAATATTGCCAGTAGTATAGCTATGTTAATAGGTATACCTTGTGCAAAAACGGAAATTGGAATATTCAAAGATGAAATTGGCGTAATGAGTTATTTAGTGTTAGATTATAACAGTGAAATCTTGGTAGAAGGTGTCCAATATATAACGAAATTATATCCAATGTTTAATGTGAATACACTATATGACGAAACAAATCATAAAAGGTATTCGTTGCAGATGATAGAAGAATGTATAGAGGATACTGGACTTTTTGATGAGTTTATTAAAATTCCTATTTTTGATTGTTTAATTGGCAATAGTGATAGGCACCAAAGTAATTGGGGCATAATTACAGATAGATCTGGAAATCCATTGAAGATATCTCCTGTTTATGATAATGGCTCATCATTATGTTGTCGCGTAAAAGAAGAAGATGTTGACAATTTTTTTAAAGATGGTAATAGATTCAAAGCATTAATTGAGAGTAAATCGCTTTCTGCTATATCTTGGATGGATAATCGAAAGACAAGGCAGTTTGATTTACTAAATAATATAAATGATAAATATTATGATCAGACGATCGATATAGTGAAGCAGCTAAGAAATGCATTATCTGATGGAGCAATTAGTAAATGTGTAGAATCTATATCGAGTGAATTTATGAGTGAAAAACATAAACAGTTGGTTGTTAGATTTTTGCAAGTCCGTAGGGATAAAATTTTGCAAATATATAATTTGAAATGA